The genomic stretch GCCTTTTGTATATCCAATCAGGGAAAATATCTCACTTGTTTGACTCCCTTCTAAATTAATGTTCTTCTTTCCTCCCACAATATCAAGAAGCATCATTCCGTAACTATAAACGTCAGATTTATGATAAGGGTTGCCGAAATGTCTACTCCACACTTCTGAAGCTATATACCCTATTGTTCCTCTAGCATTTGACATGGAAATAAGACTTTCGTTCCCGGCATAAAGTTTTTCTAGTTCAAAATCTGATATCGTAGAACAAAAATTTTCATCCAAAAGAATATTATGCGGCTTTATGTCAAAATGTAAAATTTGAGTGTCACATCCTCTATGCAAGTACTCTAACCCCCAAACTATCCCTTGATTAGCAATTTGATACAGCTTATCCCAACTCAACAATGTAGTAGTTTCAACTCCTTCCTTTCTGTAAATAAATTTGTCAAGGGAACCATTTAATATAAATTCATAAATAGGAACTTTCTTGCGGCCATCAAAGCAGAATCTAAAAAGGGTGACAACATTAACATGAGAAGTTCTATTAATGCTAGCTTCCTCATTGATAAATATTTTACCATTTTCTTTGAATGGATTCAACATTTTGACTGCCACATTAGAACCATCGGATAACTTTCCCTTGTATACAACACCAAAACCACTTTGTCCTAGTTTAACATTGAAAGAGTTGATCAATTTCTTCACATTAGAGAATTTATATCCTTTTATAGTTAACACACCATGATTTTTAAAGAAAGTTTCAATATCTTGATTACCTTCTATCAGAAAGCAGTATTTTTCTCACCATCTTGGTAACTTTTATGTAATGTAACAAATACTCAACAATCCTGCAATTATTGCAGCTGTTACAGCACCGGTTAATTAGCAAAAAAGAATTAGAAGAACATCTAATATGCTTTTAATTCTATAAACTTTTGTTTTGaaagaaaaaccaaaataaataagtGTAATCTATTATACTTCTGGGATCTTCCTTAAGAAAGTTATGATATTTGGCTTTAAATTGACAGAAACCTTTTCATGGTCTACCCCTTTTAATGTGAATAATTGAAAAAGTAGCTAAAGTGGACAGATGCCCATAGTAAAAGAGTAAAAGAGTTAGATATAGATGGTTAGATCACTAAAGAGTCATGTCTGTTGCCATGCATAAAATTATTGTAAAGgatataaaatttagattttttatacttgagaaaagaagagaaatgtTCTTCAGCCTTAACACTTGTTTACTATTCAAGAAGAGTTGATGGTTTCTGAATATTCTGGCCAATATAATACGAAACtctcataaaagaaaaatatgaaaggAAACCTTTGGATGTATTACCAAGACTGACTTTCTTTAGTCTGGTCCAGTGATTACCTGCAGCTATAATCGTGAGACCAAGAGCAGAACTAATGTTCAATGGTTCCAAGATTCAAAGCAAAACATTCTGCATCACCAATACTTTTAGTGCACAAGAGAATGGGACGGAGTTGCACTTAGTTGGGCCCAATGAATAAGGGCACAAGATACCTAATATTTAATGTTAATGGATATCGGTGAGAAATAAAGCAGATAGTACCGGAGTCTGAATTCGTGGAGAAGCAAGTAGTACGGATTCTTGTTGGTATGGTCTGTTGCACAATATCATTCAATTAGAGTATCTTTGTCGAACTACGTACAATGTGTGCATGTTTAAATGTGAATGGTATGATCCAAGTTCGCGACTAGGAATATGAAAGCACAAGGACTACAATATCACTGAATTAAATGTGACCAGAAAATATAGGCACTATGATCCTTTTATTCTATCTTAAAATGCACGACAAGTATACTATTTAACTTATCCAAGGTCATACAAGTCTAGTTGGGTGGTTGCGGTTAAGACTAAGTTGAGGGGTTGCATCGAGTCTAATGGGACAAAGGGTCAGGAACCTTACCAAATTGATGACCCAACTCCTTCGAAGATGGTGGTTGATACTAGTGATCCAATCACCCTTAGGTCGGCTGTTATGGATAATGACATCATTGACCTCAGGGTAGATGATAAGGCACTACCACTAGAGGACAACGATGTtcaagaagaagctaagagggATGGGTAaagatgtagaagaagaagacgagTTTGTTGATCAGAAAATTACCTCGGAAGAGGAGGATGATGAACCaaaggaagaagatgatgatgaatcTGAATAAGGTTAACCAAAATATATCTTAACTAGCTTGTTGTATGTTTATACTTTATTTAGTAAGATCATATAATTATAACGCGTGCTAGCTGTAGTTCGATCTTATGTATTTCTTTATCAAACTTTGATTAGATTGTAATATAATTACAATGTTTTAGGTAGGGATGACGGTAGGTTGACGTGTTACGAGCATGCTTTGTTTTGATTATGACAACGATGACTATCAAGCACCATAGTCATTAGGGCTTTGTTTTGATTAGTTTAAAAGTATCTTATTCCTTTGTGTTTTTATTctatatatttgatatttcacATCATATATAAATCATTGTTTTCAGACAAATTACTAATTTATTCTTTACTAATTAGGAGttaattatcaattattaaCTACTAGGGTCCATtataagttttaaaaaaaattaaacttacaGTCAAATTTACCGTCAGAATTACTCGACGGTAATGATCATCcaatgtaataaaaaataaagccaCTGTCGAATTTACCATTGAATTTTTTCAATGGTAACTCAGTGCAAAGTTACAATATCAAGCGCCAAATTTACTATCAAATAATTTTCGACGTTAACTGATATCAGATTTTTGTAACCTTAACATCATATTCCAATGCTAATTTTGCTACAAATTACTGTTGAAAAAATAAATCCATCGGTAATCAATTTCCGACGTGGTTTATGCCGTAGATTGTATCTGACCCAAAATCCTACGGTAACCAATTTACCGGCGAATTATTTTCATTATTCCACTAGTGAATCTGATGATACTCAGcattttttttgtagtgttatATTCAAAGCTTGTGAGAATGATCCAGTTACATGTGGAACATAATAACAGGAAAATAAATTCGGACACATTTTTTCCTATTAAGCGATGTATtatttgataaattattttaagatttttgtaaattaataagaaaaatatatcttttcatATTTAGCATCTATGCATATCTAAAACTCAGACGGTagaaaaatacatttaaaaaaatttccaAATGACAAACGAGAAAAGATACGCGTTTattaaaatactatttatacataaatattacCGAATTTGGAAAATGCATTAGATGTTAACCTTATTAAATGGTAAAAATCCACGCGTTAAAAGGGTGTCTTCATACATTATTGGTGAGTCGTGTTATACTTAAGAGTCAAAAGTGAGTGAGAACAATCAACAATGTCACCAAAAAAAGATAATGATGATCGCATTACAAAGTCCACTCCGTACGCTGTAAGAGAATTCATAGGGTATATGCATATTCCTTTCATCTTATTACAATATCCTAATATATCGAAAATCAAATATGTTatgtgaaaatataaaaaattatttatcagtTATCTGTCATATAAGAATATATATTGGATGTTCATAGAATGAAATTGTTTAGATATTgttgtaaaaaaattaattataatatcatAACAAATTTGTTTATTCTATTGTTGAATGTTTAATTATTCCTAAAAGCTAAGTTAATTATTCTg from Arachis stenosperma cultivar V10309 chromosome 9, arast.V10309.gnm1.PFL2, whole genome shotgun sequence encodes the following:
- the LOC130949031 gene encoding LEAF RUST 10 DISEASE-RESISTANCE LOCUS RECEPTOR-LIKE PROTEIN KINASE-like 2.4; this encodes MASLSKEEGVDKVRLAVCGKKRHHVLGVFDKVEPTEASSHRRRGGGNELERCCNNCRIVEYLLHYIKVTKMKLINSFNVKLGQSGFGVVYKGKLSDGSNVAVKMLNPFKENGKIFINEEASINRTSHVNVVTLFRFCFDGRKKVPIYEFILNGSLDKFIYRKEGVETTTLLSWDKLYQIANQGIVWGLEYLHRGCDTQILHFDIKPHNILLDENFCSTISDFELEKLYAGNESLISMSNARGTIGYIASEVWSRHFGNPYHKSDVYSYGMMLLDIVGGKKNINLEGSQTSEIFSLIGYTKGLSKALS